The sequence TCCATCAAGGACACTAAGAAATCAATGACTTTCCACTTCCTATTGGAAGAGGTATACTAGTTACAAATAAAGAATGATCTAATCTTCCGTAGGAGGCTGTTATTTTGGAAACAATTATACCAATCAAAGGTAATGTAAAACACATAATCACGCTGGATCCGACAGTTTGGATTTTTGATGACCGTAAGATTGATCTTGATACTTTTTTCATTGAAGAGCAAGTGCTCAGAGATGAAGATGAAGAATATAAAGAGAATATGGGCAAGCATTGGTCGCGCGAAATTATGGAAGGGGCTACTTTTCCCCCAACATTGAAAACCGAGAAGAAATTCGACCGTAAGAAACTGGTTTCAGGTACTTTTGCCATATCCCTCGATCAGTTCGTGAAAAATGCAATTCCTAAAGAAGATGCTACAACAATTACATTTACATCAGTTGACGGAACGACGTATCCATACCCTCTCAGTCAACTTAAAGACTTTCTTTTTAAATTCAGCCAGGATGGAAAACCTCTAGCTGATGATGGACCGGTTCACTTGTTATTAAAAGACGGTTCAAATGCAGATAATCCGATCCGCTCCATCAACGGCATAACAATAGACTGAACGTTGCCATACAAAATTCAAATCGAATGGAAGGAGTTAATCGTATGCGTGTAAAATGTGTACTCTGTGACGAAATCGGAAGTCT is a genomic window of Sporosarcina oncorhynchi containing:
- a CDS encoding peptidyl-prolyl cis-trans isomerase — protein: METIIPIKGNVKHIITLDPTVWIFDDRKIDLDTFFIEEQVLRDEDEEYKENMGKHWSREIMEGATFPPTLKTEKKFDRKKLVSGTFAISLDQFVKNAIPKEDATTITFTSVDGTTYPYPLSQLKDFLFKFSQDGKPLADDGPVHLLLKDGSNADNPIRSINGITID